In Bacillus thuringiensis, the DNA window ACGATTTCTTTGGCTTGACACTTCCTTTAAAATACATCGGTGCATCAAAGAAATGCGTATACGGCTTAATTGTTTCAGTTTGATATCCGGCTAATAACGTAGCGCCTTTCACAGTTGACCCTAACTCATAAGAACTTGTCATCGTTCCTAAAGCAAAGTCTTCTATCTGCATTCCACCATCTTTATTTACAATTTTCTTGCCACCCATTGATAAAATTTGACCGTTTTTCGGGTTCATCATTACAACGAACGCACGATCCATCATTGGCTCTGCAGAATGAAATGCTCGTAAATTCTTTTCAAGACTTTCCTCTACTTTTTTCTGTAACTCCATATCAACAGTTAACATTAAATTATTTCCGCTTTTTCCTTCAGTCACTTTTTCCGTCCGAATAATATTCCCTGCTTTATCCGTAATATTTTTAGACTGTTCTTTCGTTCCATGTAATGCATCTTCGTATTGTTTTTCGATGTAGCTCTTACCAATGCGATCATTTCGGTTATAATCACGCACTAAATAATAATCTAACTGCTCTCTTGGCAAACCCTCATTTTCAGTAGAAACGCTACCAAGAATAGAACGAAGTATTTTATCATTTGGGTATTCACGTTCCCAATCCACTGTCGTATCCACTCCTGGTAAACTTGCCAACCTTTCACTTACGATTGCATATTCGTTTTGACTTACATCTTTTTTAACAATTTGCGGCGTCATTTTATATCCCGCATTCATCCTACTTTTAATTGCTAGTACTTCTAGATCCTCTTTTGATAGTTCGCTTAATTCTTCTTGCGTAATTCTTTCACGGCGCAACTCTTCAACTTTTTTATCTAATTCTTTCCCCTCTATCTCTTGCTTCCTAAATGCACTCTCATCTTCTTTCGTTACTTTTTCTGCTGCTCGTTTTTCATTTAACTGCATCCAAAAATCTTTTTTATCTGTTTCTGTCAACTTATTTATATCTTCTGGCGACATTTCAATTAGCTGGGCTAAATTTTTTGCTACTTGTAAAACTTCTTTCGAATCTGCTCCTTTCATTTTCGTATATGTTACGGTTCGTAGCGGTTTATTATTTACAATAACTTGACCTACCCGATCAAACATTTTCCCTCTAGGAACAGGAGTGCTTACCGTTACATCTTCCTTTTTGTTTACTTCATTTCTATACGTTTCTCCATCAATGATTTGTACTTTACCTAATTGAATTATAATAGCTGAAAATAAAAGAAAGACGATAAAAAATAGTACATTTAATCGAAATGGAATATGAGTCTTTTTCTTTTTCGATTGTTTCTTCTGCTCCTTTTTCTGTCTCATTTCGCTCCCTCGCTTCATTCTATTAACATTTCTACATAGAATCATTATGTATCAAATTTATTTATATGATATATATAGAATTTTATATTAATTACTAAAGAAATAAAAGATTTAATTTTCAGTTTTTTAATTTTACATCCTATTTATTACCATTCCCTTATTAAAGAATAACATGAATGTTATTCAAACAAAAAACTGAGGTGTTCTCTATACACCTCAGTTTTTCATAAAAATAATAACTTATTTAACCGACGATACCCCGTCAATAAAATCACCAATCTTATTTTGAAAAACAAAATCAAAGTTATATTCTTGCCCTGTTAACTCTTCATTTACTAAAATGGTCGTTGCTCCTATTTCCCTCTTTGCGATTTGCGGGAATGAAGCGACAGGTTGCACTTTTAATGACGTTCCCATAACGATAAGTACATCTGTTTCATATAAACGTTTTATCGCATTTTGATATTGCGGCAATGTATCTCCGTATAAAACAACGTCTGGATTTAAAATGAAATTACACTTCTCGCAGCGCGGCACTTCATGATCAATCATGTACTGCAAATCATATCCCGCTTTACACTTCGGACAATGTGCTGTTTGAAGCGTTCCGTGTAGATCAATGACATGTTTACTACCACCTACTTGATGCAAACCGTCAATATTTTGCGTTAAAATCGTAATATCTTTCCCATGTTCTTCTAATTCAGCTAAAAAGCGATGACCACGATTTGGTTTATATTGATGAAACGTATTAATTTGAAAGATTTCTTTATAATGCTTCCAAAATTCTTTCGGGCTTCTATTATAATATCCCCTTGATAAATACATCTCCACATTCGCATCAGCATACAATCCATTTGCTGAACGAAAATCTGGAATACCACTTTCCGTACTTGCACCAGCACCTGTTAATACTGTAATTTTCTTTGCTTTTTCTAAAATTGAACGTACTTCTTCAAATTGTTGCACAAAAATCACCTCTATGTATATTGCTATACTTATTATACCAGTTGTTTACAGGAGGTGTTGTCTTTGTATAACGAACTCTTTAAACTTCCTTATTTTATATAGTTTTTCTTAATGATATCTTTTGCATTTTTGTAAAGAAATACAAAGAAGATAACTGCTAGGATACCGTTTACCCAGTAATATGTATTTCCAGAGGCAAACCTATTATAAAAGGATTGAGCATTATAATATAATAGGCCCGCTGAAAGCACGGTAGCGATTACTAACATACCAAAACTTTTCAAGATACCCACCTCAATTTTAAAAATTCAGATTTTTAAAATAATTATACATGAAAATGGGAGAATTTGAAATGTGCAATGTATCCTATCATTATCAAGCTAACGATACATCCTTCCTCCAAACAAAAATAACAACTACATACGCACTTCGGTACTACCTAAGAATCTTACTTAATGTGTCGTACCCCCAACTTCTACAATATCTACCTCAACTGTCGTCATTACCTCAACTGCCAACTCTATCCCCTTACTAATAGTAGAAAGTGACATACTCGGTTGACCTGGATAGTTACTCGCTTGTTCTGGTAAAAACGGAATATGAATAAATCCGCCTTTTATTTTCTTATCATGCTTTTCTAGTTCATGCATGAGACCGTAGAATATATGATTACAAACGAATGTACCTGCTGATTGTGAAACGGAAGCTGGTATGCCCTCTGCTTGTAGTCTTTTTACAATTGCTTTCATCGGAAGCGTAGACCAATAGGCAGCCGGTCCTTCTTCTACAACTGGTACATCTACTGGCTGATTCCCTTCATTATCAGCAATCCTTGCATCATCAATATTAATTGCGACACGCTCTATCGTAATATCTGGTCTGCCCCCTGCTTGCCCAATGCATATAATCATTTCAGGATTTAGTTCTTCTATATATTCTTTTAAAACTTGTATTGATTTATGAAATACAGTTGGTACCTGTTTACTAATAATCTTGTACTCTCCGATTGTTTTTTCATGTAAACTTTTTGCGACTTCCCAAGCTGGGTTAATACTTTCTCCGCCGAACGGATCGAATCCTGTTAATAATACTGTTTTCATAGTTTTCCCCTCCTAATTAGAAACGATATACTAGGCCGTACATAATAAACATATTGATAATGAAAATGGAAAGAGCAATTGGTACTTGAGCCTTAATAACGGCATTTTTATCTTTCAATTCTAAAAGCATTGCTGGAACGATATTAAAGTTTGCTGCCATTGGTGTAAGCAGCGTTCCGCAATATCCAGCAAACATACCGAGAGCTGCCATAATTGCTGGGTTCCCGCCGTGCATTTGTACAATTAGAGGTAAGCCAATTCCGCCAGTAATTACGGCAAACGCTGCGAAAGCATTTCCCATCACGACTGTAAATAGCATCATTCCTAAACAATATGCCATAACAGCAACGAACGGATATTCTGTCGGTAACACTTGTCCAACTAAATCAGAAACGACTTGTCCAACGCCAGATTTCGCGAAAATCCCGCCAAGTGCAGCTAACATTTGTGGTAAAATTACAGCCCAGCCGACAGCTTGTAATAGTCTGCTTCCTTCTTGAACAGGCGTTGTTATTTTCGACTTTGTAATACGCATCGCCGCAACGAACGCAAGTAATGCTCCTAGTGCTAATGCTACTAGCGTTACTTTATCTGGATCAACAAGTGAGACATTTCCCCATTTGATTTTCCCTAACGTTAATGTACCGATAATCGTAAAAATAGGAATTAATAGTGCAGGCATAAAAATTTTATTTTTCAATTTCTCAGCATGTTTCACACGTTCTTGTACTGGAACTTCTTTCTCCTCTGATTTTGTTACTTTGTTTACTGAAGCTAACACGACCATAGCGAGTACGATACAACCAACGTAAAACGAAGGGATTACATTTCCAAATAAAAATGTAACTGCAAATAACGCCCAAAATAAGCTAGAACCAAATCGATTTGGATGTTCACGATCAAATGCAATACGAACAGCGATAAAGGCAACGATTATACCTAATACGTAATAAATTGTATCCATTGTGATAATGTTCATTTTATATTGCCTCCTTCTCTTCTTTTTCTTTTGATTCCATTGTTTTCGCTATATATTTATCAAATCTTCTAAATCTGATCCAGCTTACAATAAGTGCAGATATTGCGGTTGGAATACCCCAGAGCGCCATATCCCACACACCGACATGCATACCTACTGAATCAAAGAATCCTTTCATTAATAAAATCGCACCAGTTGCGATAAAAATATCTTCTCCGAAAAACCAAGCTGTATTTTCCGCAGCTGCTGCGTTTGCTTTAATCTTTTCTCTTAACTTTTCAGGGAGCTTACCGTATTTGCCTTGCGCAGCCCCTTCTGCCATCGGTGCAACGAGCGGTCTTACTGTTTGTGCATGACCACCAATATTCAGTCCAAGTGCTGCTGATGATTCTCTTATCGTAAAATACGACATTAATACTCTTCCAGTTGTTGCGCCTTTTGATTTCGTTATAAGTGCTTCTGCTCTTTCTTTTAAACCGTAACGCTCTAAAATTCCGATTACCGGTAAAGTTAATATAATCGGCATAGACATATATCTGTTTTCTATGAAAAATTTACCGAACATACTGATCACATCATAAAAACTTAATCCTGAAACCATACCAGTAACAATACCAGCGACCATAACGACTAACAGTGTATTTAGCCTAAATAAAAAACCCACTGCAACAAGTAATATCCCGATTAATTTAATCATTTCTAGCACTTCCCCTCATTTTTCATTTCGGTGCACAAATAGAAATACCATTAATTTCGAATGTTCTGTATATTTTTTTCGCAAATTGGACTGCTTTCTCTCCATCACCATGTAAACAAATCGTCTGTGCGTGAACTGCTACTTTCTCTCCGCTCACCGCTCTTACATAGCCTTCTTTCACCATTTGAAGCACTTGCTTTATCGCTTCGTCTTCATTTTTTATAAGTGCATTCTCTTCTGTCCGGCTCGTTAATGTTCCACCTTGCTTATACGTACGATCTGCAAAAGCTTCTTGTACGAGAGTTATATTGTATTTTTCTGCAGCCTGTATAAATGCCTCGCTATTTGCTAATCCGTAAAGTAATAGACTTGGATTAATACGATACATTGCCTTTGCGATTGCATCTGCAATTTCCAGATTAGTCGCCGCCATATTATATAGAGCACCGTGCGGCTTTACATGTTGCATTTTCCCGCCTGCCGCTTTCACAAATGCGTCTAATGCGCCAATTTGATACAATACATAATCGTATACTTCACTCGCTGACACATTCATATTTCTTCTTCCAAATCCAATTAAATCTGGAAAACCAGGATGTGCGCCTATTGCTACATTGTGCTGCAGAGCTTTTCCAACCGTTTGCCTCATTACAACCGGATCACCCGCATGAAAACCGCAAGCAACATTTATAGAGGAAACGAACGGAAGAATTTCATCATCATTCCCCATTTTATAAGCTCCAAAACTTTCTCCCAAATCACAGTTTAAATCGATTGTCGTCACGATATTTCCCTCCTAGTGTCAGCTTCGTAAAGCGATGAATTTCTTTAATAGATTCATATTTACTTCTTGTTCTATGTACAATTGTTCCGCTTCTCCAAGCGTAATTTTCTCAAAAGAAACATATTCCCCCGGTTTTAACTGAGCAAGAAGTGGTAAATCTACTGAAATAATATTCCCCATTCTCGGATAGCCACCTGTCGTTTGCCTATCTGCCATTAATATAATCGGCTGTCCTCCATTAGGAACTTGAATGGTCCCAAACGTAACGGGACTCGATAAAATCTCTTTTTCTTCCACTCTATTTAAAACTTCTCCTTCAACTCTATAGCCCATGCGGTCAGCGTGATTAGATACTTTATACTCTTTCATAAAAAATGCCTGTATACTTTCTTCTGTAAATTGATCATATTCAAAATCAGTTATGACGCGAAGCTTAGGGTATTTCTTATACTTTGGCAGTATGCTGCTGCTAATTGCCCATTTCGTTTTGATTCGCTCATCCTTTTGTAAGTCTTGAATGAAACGACTCGCTATTTCTGAGTGGGTACCTATTTGAAAATAATCTCCTTTTTTCAGCATTCTTCCTTCAATACCACCAATCGCAGCACGTATGTAAGTACTTTTGCTTCCCATCGTACGATCAATATGTATACCACCTGCAAATGTTACATACGTTCTGCAACCACTTTTCACTTTCCCAAAACAAAGCATGCTACCTTCTTCCGCTAAAATGGGACGCCATAACGGGATACGTTCTCCATTCAATAACGGTTCCATATCCGCACCGCCAATCGCAAGTAACGTCGTTTTCTTTATTAACAATTTAGGCCCCATGATCGTCATTTCGAGTCCCGCTTCATTCTCGTCATTACCAACTAACATATTGATTATCCGAAGTGCACTTTGATCCATAGCCCCGCCAACAGGTACACCGTATTGCTGATAATGAGATCGCCCTAAATCTTGGACTGTTGTAAACATACCTGCATGCAAAACCTCTACATCCATCCTTTAGCCCCCTCAAGTGATACGTACTCTTCCTTCGTTATTGGGATAAATCGTAAATACATACCGCTTTGGATATACGTTGGTGTTTCTTCTTCCGGATTAAATAAGGAGATTGGTGTTCGACCAATAATATTCCATCCACCCGGTGTTTCAAGCGGATAAATACCTGTTTGATTTCCGCCAATACCTACTGAACCAGGAGAGATTTGTAACCGCGGTATTTCTTTTCTAGGTGTTTCTAGTTCTTTTGATAGTCCTCCTAAATACGGGAACCCTGGTGTAAAACCTAACATATACACAAAATATGTTGTTTCACTATGTATGCGAATGACATCTTCTACTTGCAAACCGTGATAATGTGCGAGCTCTTCTAAATCAGGTCCATATTCTCCTCCGTAACAAACTGGTATAGAAATATGTTTCACATCTCGTTTCAACTCCTCCTTATACGTATCGAACATTCCTGTTATGTATTCGCATACGTAATCATACGGTCTTATCTTTCTATCATTTCCTTTCCATACTTCATATAAATTGTAGTAAACGGCTAATGAAGTAAACGACGGAACGCATTCAATCATTCCTGCAAATGGATGTTGCTGCAACGCTTGAAATAGTCGTTGTACTTTTCCGTATACATCCATCCCGATTTCTTCACCAAATGTAACAATAATTGCTTGATCCCCTAACGCAGAAAATTTCATCCCACTCCCTCTTTCTATGCCAAAAAGCCGAGTTCTTTCGAAATGCGATTCGCTGTTTCTTTCACCTTCGCGATAAAATATGAAATATTACTTTCGCTGTACTCAATTGCTAATCCCGAAATACTAATACCCGCTACAACCGTTCCATCGCTTGTGAAAATGGGTGCTGCTATAGCCGCTGTATGATTTTCTAACTCCGAGTAGCTAATTGTATGTCCTTCCTTTTTCGCCAATTGCAACACTTCTAGCAATTGTTCCTTATCCACAATTGTTCCATCTGCAAACTGTTTTAAATCTGTTTCCTCTATGTATTTCCGTTTCTCTTCCTCAGAGAAATATGATAGTAAAATTCTCGGACATGCACCCGCATAAAGTGGTGCTCTTCTTCCAACTGCCGTATACACGCGTACAGGCTGAACGCCTTCCATCTTTTCCGCATAAATCGCGTCATTACCATCTTGAATAATTAAATTAACTGCCTGGCCTAAACTATCTCTAAGCCCTTTCATATATGGAATCGCAATATTCCTTACTGATAATCTTTGTGAAACAAGTTGACCGAACCGTAAAAATATGACCCCTAAACGATATTTCCCCTTCTCGTTTTTTTGTAAGAACTCCATTTCTTCTAACGAGCCAATTAAACGATAAACAGATGTTTTCGGCATACTCGTAAGCTGAACCATCTCTGTTAAACTTAGCTCTTCATACTCATAAAACAACTCTAAAATATCCATTGTCTTAACTGCCGTTTTATTTATACTCATTCTATCTCCCTCTCGTTCCGAAATGCGGAACTTGAATTCCGTTTTTCGAAACAAACATATAATTTAAAATTATAAAATATTCTTTCAATTCTATCAATATTTTTTTCAAGCACATAATCCGATATATTTTGTCAGTAATTTAAAATAAGCATAAATAATTACATACATCTGTAAATTTTTATATTAGACTATAATCCTTTCGAACCATTTGATTTATTATGGTATATGTACAATAAAATGTGAGGAGTGTTTCTTTTGAAAAAACTGCTAGTGATTCCTGCCATTATGTTATCTTTTTGTATAGGTTATAATGTGATTTTTGCGACAAATGAAGATACTCATTCAACCGCTAAAGTTGCACAACATCATAAAATAGCGAACGAAGAAATTCATTTTTTCGGATCAAGTATTTCTGGCTTTAACTACTCTCATGGGGATGACTTAAGCGTTCTTGTAAAAAATATAGGCGATTCTCCTCTTCGTTACACTTTATATAACGCTAAAGATTCTTGGATGATTGATGGAACTTTAAAACCTTGGGAACAAGCAATAAGTGAATTTAGTATAAATTGGAGTGATTGGCTTCCTGAGGGTGAATACAAGATCAATTTTAAAAATAATGATGGTTCTCTTTCAAAAGTTCAAGTTATAGCCAAGCCAAACATTTAAATAAATAAGACAAAAAAGTATGGAAGAATATTTCTCCCATACTTT includes these proteins:
- a CDS encoding IclR family transcriptional regulator; translated protein: MSINKTAVKTMDILELFYEYEELSLTEMVQLTSMPKTSVYRLIGSLEEMEFLQKNEKGKYRLGVIFLRFGQLVSQRLSVRNIAIPYMKGLRDSLGQAVNLIIQDGNDAIYAEKMEGVQPVRVYTAVGRRAPLYAGACPRILLSYFSEEEKRKYIEETDLKQFADGTIVDKEQLLEVLQLAKKEGHTISYSELENHTAAIAAPIFTSDGTVVAGISISGLAIEYSESNISYFIAKVKETANRISKELGFLA
- a CDS encoding biotin-dependent carboxyltransferase family protein, coding for MDVEVLHAGMFTTVQDLGRSHYQQYGVPVGGAMDQSALRIINMLVGNDENEAGLEMTIMGPKLLIKKTTLLAIGGADMEPLLNGERIPLWRPILAEEGSMLCFGKVKSGCRTYVTFAGGIHIDRTMGSKSTYIRAAIGGIEGRMLKKGDYFQIGTHSEIASRFIQDLQKDERIKTKWAISSSILPKYKKYPKLRVITDFEYDQFTEESIQAFFMKEYKVSNHADRMGYRVEGEVLNRVEEKEILSSPVTFGTIQVPNGGQPIILMADRQTTGGYPRMGNIISVDLPLLAQLKPGEYVSFEKITLGEAEQLYIEQEVNMNLLKKFIALRS
- a CDS encoding DUF979 domain-containing protein, which encodes MNIITMDTIYYVLGIIVAFIAVRIAFDREHPNRFGSSLFWALFAVTFLFGNVIPSFYVGCIVLAMVVLASVNKVTKSEEKEVPVQERVKHAEKLKNKIFMPALLIPIFTIIGTLTLGKIKWGNVSLVDPDKVTLVALALGALLAFVAAMRITKSKITTPVQEGSRLLQAVGWAVILPQMLAALGGIFAKSGVGQVVSDLVGQVLPTEYPFVAVMAYCLGMMLFTVVMGNAFAAFAVITGGIGLPLIVQMHGGNPAIMAALGMFAGYCGTLLTPMAANFNIVPAMLLELKDKNAVIKAQVPIALSIFIINMFIMYGLVYRF
- a CDS encoding NAD-dependent protein deacylase, which translates into the protein MQQFEEVRSILEKAKKITVLTGAGASTESGIPDFRSANGLYADANVEMYLSRGYYNRSPKEFWKHYKEIFQINTFHQYKPNRGHRFLAELEEHGKDITILTQNIDGLHQVGGSKHVIDLHGTLQTAHCPKCKAGYDLQYMIDHEVPRCEKCNFILNPDVVLYGDTLPQYQNAIKRLYETDVLIVMGTSLKVQPVASFPQIAKREIGATTILVNEELTGQEYNFDFVFQNKIGDFIDGVSSVK
- a CDS encoding peptidoglycan D,D-transpeptidase FtsI family protein, whose translation is MRQKKEQKKQSKKKKTHIPFRLNVLFFIVFLLFSAIIIQLGKVQIIDGETYRNEVNKKEDVTVSTPVPRGKMFDRVGQVIVNNKPLRTVTYTKMKGADSKEVLQVAKNLAQLIEMSPEDINKLTETDKKDFWMQLNEKRAAEKVTKEDESAFRKQEIEGKELDKKVEELRRERITQEELSELSKEDLEVLAIKSRMNAGYKMTPQIVKKDVSQNEYAIVSERLASLPGVDTTVDWEREYPNDKILRSILGSVSTENEGLPREQLDYYLVRDYNRNDRIGKSYIEKQYEDALHGTKEQSKNITDKAGNIIRTEKVTEGKSGNNLMLTVDMELQKKVEESLEKNLRAFHSAEPMMDRAFVVMMNPKNGQILSMGGKKIVNKDGGMQIEDFALGTMTSSYELGSTVKGATLLAGYQTETIKPYTHFFDAPMYFKGSVKPKKSWKDFGDIDDLRALQVSSNVYMFNTALKMAGVNYVPNNPLDIKKETFNKMRYYFRQFGLGVPTGIDLPNESIGQMGRTDNIPGFLLDYAIGQYDTYTPLQLAQYISTIANGGYRMKPQIVQEVREQPHRPEDVGKVVRSIEPVILNRVDMDTSYINHVKEGFRRVFQETDGTGTATFKGLPYKPAGKTGTAETVYGGESDIGRDENNNRKKCYNLTLAGYAPYDADPEVAFSVVVPWVNDDKSGINSAIGKEILDAYFELKAKRTGGNPVPVEQPNKAQ
- the pxpA gene encoding 5-oxoprolinase subunit PxpA produces the protein MTTIDLNCDLGESFGAYKMGNDDEILPFVSSINVACGFHAGDPVVMRQTVGKALQHNVAIGAHPGFPDLIGFGRRNMNVSASEVYDYVLYQIGALDAFVKAAGGKMQHVKPHGALYNMAATNLEIADAIAKAMYRINPSLLLYGLANSEAFIQAAEKYNITLVQEAFADRTYKQGGTLTSRTEENALIKNEDEAIKQVLQMVKEGYVRAVSGEKVAVHAQTICLHGDGEKAVQFAKKIYRTFEINGISICAPK
- a CDS encoding DUF969 domain-containing protein → MIKLIGILLVAVGFLFRLNTLLVVMVAGIVTGMVSGLSFYDVISMFGKFFIENRYMSMPIILTLPVIGILERYGLKERAEALITKSKGATTGRVLMSYFTIRESSAALGLNIGGHAQTVRPLVAPMAEGAAQGKYGKLPEKLREKIKANAAAAENTAWFFGEDIFIATGAILLMKGFFDSVGMHVGVWDMALWGIPTAISALIVSWIRFRRFDKYIAKTMESKEKEEKEAI
- the pxpB gene encoding 5-oxoprolinase subunit PxpB; this encodes MKFSALGDQAIIVTFGEEIGMDVYGKVQRLFQALQQHPFAGMIECVPSFTSLAVYYNLYEVWKGNDRKIRPYDYVCEYITGMFDTYKEELKRDVKHISIPVCYGGEYGPDLEELAHYHGLQVEDVIRIHSETTYFVYMLGFTPGFPYLGGLSKELETPRKEIPRLQISPGSVGIGGNQTGIYPLETPGGWNIIGRTPISLFNPEEETPTYIQSGMYLRFIPITKEEYVSLEGAKGWM
- the pcp gene encoding pyroglutamyl-peptidase I: MKTVLLTGFDPFGGESINPAWEVAKSLHEKTIGEYKIISKQVPTVFHKSIQVLKEYIEELNPEMIICIGQAGGRPDITIERVAINIDDARIADNEGNQPVDVPVVEEGPAAYWSTLPMKAIVKRLQAEGIPASVSQSAGTFVCNHIFYGLMHELEKHDKKIKGGFIHIPFLPEQASNYPGQPSMSLSTISKGIELAVEVMTTVEVDIVEVGGTTH